In Bos indicus isolate NIAB-ARS_2022 breed Sahiwal x Tharparkar chromosome 2, NIAB-ARS_B.indTharparkar_mat_pri_1.0, whole genome shotgun sequence, a single genomic region encodes these proteins:
- the LOC139186529 gene encoding basic proline-rich protein-like, which translates to MPLALRAFSAPPKTRRLLGVSYSREQVKEEKQIVVLLISKKSFTLVVFERSRPPTPPAPLDAPVLGPLQLSRNFFQGPGPRGRRPRGPPSSGPGLLSLAVRARLERLCSVNEPPNGPALFAPGCVPRKSPPGEPSPAPVRGRGVGGSDPGGPRPGRTPGVCRARPEPSPGPARPAGSGHTPLTWARQGAQALSAGAAAGASAPRPPELDSSGAAPGRAVAAAAWAAADRGRASARSPSAAPAGPPPPPESEQQLLGWKSHCPHAPAARARRKTKSIEPQGVIEG; encoded by the exons ATGCCTTTAGCGCTGCGGGCCTTCTCGGCTCCGCCAAAAACGCGGAGGCTGCTTGGTGTGTCTTACAGCCGAGAGCAGgtcaaagaggaaaaacaaatagtTGTTCTGCTGATCTCCAAGAAGAGTTTCACTCTGGTAGTATTTGAAAGATCCCGCCCCCCCACTCCCCCCGCGCCGCTGGATGCCCCGGTTTTGGGACCTCTGCAGTTGTCAAGAAATTTTTTTCAGGGACCAGGGCCCCGAGGTCGAAGACCGCGAGGACCCCCCTCATCGGGACCAGGACTCCTCTCCCTCGCGGTGCGCGCACGCCTGGAAAG ACTCTGCAGTGTCAACGAACCCCCGAATGGTCCCGCCTTATTCGCCCCAGGGTGTGTGCCTCGCAAGTCCCCGCCTGGTGAACCGTCGCCAGCTCCGGTGCGCGGGAGAGGCGTTGGCGGGTCCGACCCCGGGGGTCCGCGGCCAGGCCGGACGCCGGGCGTCTGCCGAGCCAGGCCCGAGCCCAGCCCCGGCCCGGCGCGTCCCGCGGGCTCCGGGCACACGCCCCTCACCTGGGCGAGGCAGGGCGCGCAGGCGCTCAGCGCGGGGGCCGCGGCGGGAGCCTCAGCCCCGCGCCCGCCCGAGTTGGACAGTTCCGGGGCCGCACCCGGCCGAGCTGTCGCCGCCGCCGCCTGGGCTGCCGCAGACCGCGGGAGAGCGTCTGCGCGAAGCCCCAGCGCAGCCCCGGCGggaccgccgccgccgcccgagAGCGAGCAACAGCTTCTGGGCTGGAAGAGCCACTGCCCCCACGCACCAGCGGCCCGCGCGCGAAG